GACCTCCTTGAGCAGATCGAACTCCAATCCCTTTCTCTTCAATTCGTCCACACACTTCTCCAAAAGCTTCGAATCCTCTTTCTCCCTTTCCAGCATCTTCTCCAAGTGGGATTCGACGTCGTTCTTGTACCGAATGGCCCATACGAAGCCGAGGGTGCATAGAAGTGAGCTGACTGAAGGGACACATGATCTACGGCAGAGCTGGGTCCGGGTCCCGCCGGAGGTGGCGCCGAAGAGGAGGATCAAGGCGGTGGAGTGGAAGAGGAAGAAGAGGCAGTAGAGTTGGGTTATTTCCTTTCTGGTGGAGTCGATTTGGGTTTGTTTCAGGGAGATTCGATTAAGGATCAACTCTTGTTCTTTGAGCCATTGCTTGAGGAGAAGTTTGTGGGTCGGGTTCTCGGCGATTTGATGGAGAGGGTGCGGAGGTTTCGGGTACGTTATCGGTAAATTGCTTGAATCGGCCATTGATTTGGTGGTGATTTACAGTAG
This window of the Primulina tabacum isolate GXHZ01 chromosome 4, ASM2559414v2, whole genome shotgun sequence genome carries:
- the LOC142541478 gene encoding uncharacterized protein LOC142541478 codes for the protein MADSSNLPITYPKPPHPLHQIAENPTHKLLLKQWLKEQELILNRISLKQTQIDSTRKEITQLYCLFFLFHSTALILLFGATSGGTRTQLCRRSCVPSVSSLLCTLGFVWAIRYKNDVESHLEKMLEREKEDSKLLEKCVDELKRKGLEFDLLKEVDALRRAKSLWVGSEPVRKWSGRDFVVLFLFAAGCLALALTRVVLCG